The Thiothrix subterranea genome has a segment encoding these proteins:
- a CDS encoding ribonucleotide-diphosphate reductase subunit beta, which produces MTLNWDNPLAAPVPRTNGYQPAFSFDEVFVEEPTVEVDESELSAKTQVAVKSPTESATLATAVTEAASHRTVEAAPTVSATRQPSAPETFKPQQPISSADKRVINGSGDINQLAPFKYPWAWDFFLNANKNHWTPLDINMAQDVHDYHHNLSPAERHVYENVLAYLTTSDILAMRNIGLAVMEKMTAPELQIYQARQVYEEALHTWTYQHCIETIGLDQVEIYNRYRVVPEINAKIQLANRRLNDALRHDIDLKNRDDLHNFVMSYTFFSGIFEGCWFYNGFSPIFALQRRGMMKGTGEQFQYIMRDEVMHASFGIRVVRQIMQEENVTLDPQAVRDMWDEAEAAEINYSKYILPTPILGYSQQDHHEQFRFIANRRARQLGMAEPFPGAQNALPWLDEQSNMRKEKNFFETRVTEYQTGGALKWD; this is translated from the coding sequence ATGACGCTTAATTGGGATAACCCACTTGCCGCACCCGTGCCGCGCACGAACGGCTATCAACCGGCTTTTAGTTTTGACGAAGTGTTTGTTGAAGAACCTACTGTGGAGGTAGATGAAAGTGAGCTCAGTGCAAAAACCCAAGTTGCAGTTAAATCGCCAACGGAGTCGGCGACGCTTGCAACGGCGGTAACAGAGGCGGCTTCTCACAGAACTGTAGAAGCCGCTCCAACGGTCAGCGCTACCCGCCAGCCGTCTGCACCAGAGACTTTCAAACCTCAACAGCCGATCAGTAGCGCTGACAAGCGCGTGATCAATGGCAGTGGCGACATCAACCAACTTGCGCCGTTCAAATACCCGTGGGCATGGGATTTTTTCCTCAACGCCAACAAAAATCACTGGACACCGCTCGACATCAATATGGCGCAGGATGTGCATGACTACCATCACAACCTCAGCCCCGCCGAACGTCACGTTTATGAAAACGTGCTGGCTTACTTGACCACTTCCGACATTCTGGCGATGCGCAATATTGGCTTGGCAGTCATGGAAAAAATGACCGCGCCGGAATTGCAAATCTACCAAGCCCGCCAAGTGTACGAAGAAGCCCTGCATACCTGGACATACCAGCATTGCATCGAAACCATCGGCTTGGATCAGGTGGAAATCTATAACCGTTACCGCGTCGTGCCGGAAATCAATGCCAAAATTCAACTGGCGAACCGGCGCTTAAACGATGCGCTGCGCCATGACATTGACCTGAAGAATCGCGACGATCTGCACAATTTTGTAATGTCGTATACCTTCTTTTCAGGGATTTTTGAAGGCTGCTGGTTCTACAACGGTTTCTCACCGATTTTTGCGCTGCAACGTCGGGGCATGATGAAAGGTACGGGTGAGCAATTTCAATACATTATGCGCGATGAAGTAATGCACGCTTCGTTTGGTATTCGCGTGGTGCGCCAAATCATGCAGGAAGAAAACGTGACACTCGACCCGCAAGCGGTGCGCGATATGTGGGATGAGGCGGAAGCAGCAGAAATCAACTATTCCAAGTACATCCTGCCGACGCCGATTTTGGGTTATAGCCAGCAAGACCATCACGAACAGTTCCGTTTTATTGCGAACCGTCGGGCGCGTCAGTTGGGCATGGCAGAACCGTTCCCCGGTGCGCAAAATGCCCTGCCTTGGTTGGACGAGCAGTCCAATATGCGTAAGGAAAAGAACTTCTTTGAAACGCGCGTGACGGAATACCAAACGGGCGGGGCGCTGAAGTGGGATTAA
- a CDS encoding sulfur globule family protein — MKLQAILFSALIALSGAASAEFFDGFDNGSATGNTAGNGTASTAGNGTGYSKGNGDANGWGRGKGDADGEVDFSITFKGKGRTNLDTDMAANGKGNGDWYGAGNGYGYGDGNSNAYGTGNSSKAGYGAPVMAPAMPMAAPQAPVAAPAAAK; from the coding sequence ATGAAATTACAAGCTATTCTTTTCTCTGCTCTGATCGCTCTGTCTGGCGCTGCTTCTGCTGAATTCTTTGACGGCTTCGACAACGGTTCTGCAACTGGCAACACGGCTGGTAACGGCACTGCTTCTACTGCTGGTAACGGCACTGGCTACAGCAAAGGCAACGGCGATGCAAACGGCTGGGGTCGTGGTAAAGGCGACGCTGACGGTGAAGTTGATTTCAGCATCACTTTCAAAGGCAAAGGCCGCACTAATCTGGATACCGACATGGCTGCTAACGGCAAAGGCAACGGCGACTGGTACGGCGCTGGCAATGGTTACGGCTACGGTGATGGCAACAGCAACGCTTACGGTACTGGCAACTCTTCCAAAGCTGGCTACGGCGCTCCTGTAATGGCTCCTGCTATGCCAATGGCTGCACCACAAGCGCCAGTTGCTGCACCTGCTGCTGCGAAATAA
- a CDS encoding methylthioribulose 1-phosphate dehydratase: MSETLLRLRAELIAAGQFFHARGWVPATSSNFSARLGADEMLITSSGQHKGRLDEHGFLRADLQGNALDAGKRPSAETGLHTVMYRRDPAIVCVLHTHSVNATVLSMRLDEVVFEGYEVQKAFPNVETHESRVVIPVFPNSQDIPALVAVVDAYLDANPQTVGYLIRGHGLYTWGATVADTQRHIEALEFLFECVYRQLLLDR, from the coding sequence ATGTCTGAGACATTATTGCGCTTGCGTGCTGAGTTAATCGCCGCTGGGCAGTTTTTTCATGCTAGGGGTTGGGTTCCGGCGACTAGCAGCAATTTCTCTGCCCGCTTGGGTGCTGACGAGATGCTCATTACCAGTTCCGGTCAGCATAAAGGGCGGCTGGATGAGCACGGGTTTTTGCGAGCAGATTTGCAAGGCAATGCTTTAGATGCGGGCAAACGCCCTTCTGCGGAAACGGGTTTGCATACGGTGATGTACCGGCGCGATCCGGCGATTGTTTGTGTGTTGCATACGCATTCGGTGAATGCCACCGTGCTGTCGATGCGGCTGGATGAGGTGGTATTCGAGGGCTACGAAGTGCAAAAAGCCTTTCCTAATGTTGAAACGCATGAAAGTCGTGTCGTTATCCCCGTGTTCCCGAATAGCCAAGATATTCCCGCGTTGGTGGCCGTCGTGGATGCTTATTTGGATGCAAACCCGCAGACCGTCGGCTATTTGATTCGCGGGCATGGCTTGTATACGTGGGGCGCGACAGTGGCGGATACCCAGCGGCATATTGAGGCGTTAGAGTTTTTGTTTGAATGTGTTTATCGGCAACTGCTATTAGACAGGTAA
- a CDS encoding 1,2-dihydroxy-3-keto-5-methylthiopentene dioxygenase — MSELKIYADNNPHQADTYTDYATISALLQVQGVRFERWEANAPLSDTATQEEVIAAYRADIERLMAENGFQSVDVVSLTPDHPDKALFRQKFLNEHTHTEYEVRFFVDGQGLFYLHLGDKVYTVLCEKGDLISVPAGATHWFDMGANPRFKAIRLFTNTDGWVANFTGSEIAALFPRLEN, encoded by the coding sequence ATGAGTGAATTGAAGATTTACGCGGACAACAATCCGCACCAAGCAGACACCTATACCGATTACGCGACCATCAGCGCCTTATTGCAGGTGCAAGGCGTGCGTTTTGAGCGTTGGGAAGCCAATGCACCGTTGTCGGATACGGCAACGCAAGAAGAAGTGATTGCGGCGTATCGTGCGGATATTGAGCGTTTAATGGCTGAAAACGGCTTTCAAAGCGTGGATGTCGTCAGTTTAACGCCCGATCACCCCGACAAGGCGCTATTTCGCCAGAAATTTTTGAACGAACACACCCATACCGAATACGAAGTGCGTTTTTTTGTGGATGGTCAGGGTTTGTTTTACCTGCATCTGGGCGATAAGGTATACACGGTATTGTGCGAAAAGGGCGATTTGATCAGCGTGCCAGCGGGGGCAACGCATTGGTTTGATATGGGAGCAAATCCACGTTTCAAGGCGATTCGCTTGTTCACCAATACCGACGGCTGGGTGGCGAATTTTACCGGCAGTGAGATTGCGGCACTGTTTCCGCGCTTGGAGAACTGA
- the mtnC gene encoding acireductone synthase: MSIKGILTDIEGTTTSLSFVKDVLFPYADQQMEVFVVKHRQDPQVAKLIDDVRLETGNAVLSLAGAIAQLRQWIADDKKITPLKAIQGLMWEEGYRNGDFTGHVYEDAVRHLLHWHELGLKLYVYSSGSVYAQKLLFGYSDAGDLTPLFSGYFDTAVGHKREANSYQTIVEALDLSASEILFLSDIAEELDAAAQVGLKTCCLVRENQPTATLQHPCVKNFDELDVMSIT, encoded by the coding sequence ATGAGCATTAAAGGCATACTTACCGACATTGAAGGCACGACCACCAGTCTGTCATTCGTGAAAGACGTGTTATTTCCTTACGCCGACCAGCAAATGGAAGTGTTTGTGGTGAAGCATCGTCAAGACCCGCAAGTCGCCAAACTCATAGATGACGTGCGACTGGAAACCGGCAATGCGGTGTTGTCGTTGGCGGGGGCGATTGCGCAATTGCGGCAGTGGATTGCGGACGATAAAAAGATTACCCCGCTAAAAGCGATTCAGGGTTTGATGTGGGAAGAAGGCTACCGCAACGGCGATTTCACCGGGCATGTGTATGAGGATGCGGTGCGTCATTTATTGCACTGGCATGAGCTTGGTCTGAAATTGTATGTCTATTCGTCGGGTTCGGTGTATGCGCAGAAGCTGTTGTTCGGTTATTCTGATGCAGGTGATTTAACCCCGCTGTTCAGTGGCTATTTCGATACGGCGGTAGGGCATAAGCGCGAGGCTAACTCGTATCAGACGATTGTGGAAGCGCTTGATTTGTCGGCAAGCGAGATCCTGTTCCTGTCGGATATTGCGGAAGAATTGGATGCTGCCGCGCAAGTGGGTTTAAAAACGTGCTGTCTGGTTCGCGAAAATCAGCCAACGGCTACCTTGCAGCACCCTTGCGTAAAAAACTTTGATGAGCTGGATGTGATGAGCATCACGTAA
- the glmU gene encoding bifunctional UDP-N-acetylglucosamine diphosphorylase/glucosamine-1-phosphate N-acetyltransferase GlmU: MNIFPIILAAGQGTRMRSALPKVLHPIAGKPMLQHVVDACAVLQNRCVACHMAIVYGHGGELVRERIQGENLNWALQSLQKGTGHAVSQAIHLVDNDDVVLIAYGDVPLIRSTTLQALAQGLGDAALCILTTQLADPKGYGRIVRNADGLVQAIVEEKDATDAQRQIGEVNTGFIAARGADMKRWLQQLTPQNAQGEYYLTDCVSLAVAEGGSINTVMCADPVEVEGANNRVQLARLERACQQRQVEKLMLEGVTVADPARLDIRGTVETGQDVFLDVNVVLIGKVKFGNNVTVEAGCVIQDAEIGDNTHIKAHSVIESAVIAENCDIGPFARLRPGTVLAAKAKIGNFVETKKAIIGKGSKVNHLSYIGDTEMGDNVNIGAGTITCNYDGANKHKTVIGNDVFVGSCTQLVAPVSVGDGATIGAGSTITKDAPAGELTLSRAKQMTLKGWQRPVKEKK; the protein is encoded by the coding sequence ATGAATATTTTTCCGATTATCCTCGCAGCGGGTCAAGGCACTCGGATGCGTTCCGCGTTGCCCAAAGTCCTTCACCCTATCGCAGGCAAACCCATGCTGCAACACGTCGTGGATGCTTGTGCGGTATTGCAAAACCGTTGTGTGGCTTGCCACATGGCGATTGTGTATGGGCATGGCGGCGAATTGGTGCGCGAACGCATTCAAGGCGAAAACCTCAACTGGGCGCTGCAATCGCTGCAAAAAGGCACGGGTCATGCGGTCAGCCAAGCCATCCATTTGGTGGACAATGACGACGTGGTATTGATTGCGTATGGCGATGTACCACTGATTCGTTCCACGACGTTACAAGCGTTGGCGCAAGGCTTGGGCGATGCAGCGTTATGCATTTTGACCACGCAACTCGCTGATCCGAAAGGCTACGGGCGTATTGTGCGCAATGCTGACGGTTTGGTGCAGGCGATTGTCGAAGAAAAAGATGCAACTGATGCGCAGCGCCAGATTGGCGAAGTGAATACCGGCTTTATTGCCGCACGCGGTGCAGATATGAAGCGTTGGTTGCAGCAACTGACCCCGCAAAATGCACAAGGCGAATATTACCTCACCGATTGCGTCAGCTTGGCGGTAGCCGAAGGCGGTAGCATTAATACGGTAATGTGTGCTGATCCGGTCGAGGTCGAAGGCGCGAATAACCGCGTGCAATTGGCACGTTTGGAACGCGCTTGCCAACAACGTCAGGTGGAAAAGTTGATGCTGGAAGGCGTGACCGTTGCTGATCCCGCCCGTTTGGACATTCGCGGCACGGTCGAAACCGGGCAAGATGTCTTTTTGGATGTGAATGTGGTGTTGATCGGCAAGGTCAAGTTCGGCAATAACGTCACGGTGGAAGCCGGTTGCGTGATTCAGGATGCTGAAATTGGTGACAATACACACATCAAAGCGCATTCGGTGATTGAATCAGCCGTCATTGCGGAAAATTGCGACATTGGCCCGTTTGCGCGGTTGCGCCCCGGCACAGTTCTTGCTGCAAAAGCCAAGATCGGCAATTTCGTCGAAACCAAAAAAGCCATCATCGGCAAAGGCAGCAAGGTGAACCACCTGAGCTACATCGGCGATACCGAGATGGGTGACAACGTGAATATTGGGGCAGGCACGATTACCTGCAATTACGACGGTGCCAATAAACACAAAACCGTGATCGGTAACGATGTGTTTGTCGGTTCTTGCACCCAATTGGTTGCGCCGGTCAGTGTTGGCGACGGTGCTACCATTGGCGCAGGTTCAACCATTACTAAAGATGCTCCGGCAGGTGAACTCACCTTGTCCCGCGCCAAACAAATGACCTTGAAAGGCTGGCAGCGTCCAGTGAAGGAGAAAAAATAA
- the glmS gene encoding glutamine--fructose-6-phosphate transaminase (isomerizing), protein MCGIVGAVAQRPVVEILLEGLRRLEYRGYDSAGVAVIRDMGDLVRSRAVGKVAALMERLEGEPIDGKLGIAHTRWATHGVPAERNAHPHFSGEWVGLVHNGIIENHVELRKRLQDDGYRFDSDTDTEVIAHLIDIFRRQGVSMLDAVMAARCELHGAYAMAVISPDEPDTLIVARQGSPLVLGLGIGENFIGSDIQALLPVTSRFIYLENGDVARITRKKIDIFDLNGERVERPVRESNASMCSAELGDYRHFMLKEIFEQPQSVTGTLENRLAGDHVLPALLGVPDALERLAQVDEIQIIACGTSFHSGLVGRYWIEANTDIPCNVEVASEYRYRRQPPRKNMLFVTISQSGETADTLAALEKIKENNGALATLTICNVAESSLTRESDMSLMTMAGPEIGVASTKAFTTQLVALQLLMVLLMQAKGADKAKVAQMVADLRKLPALIEQALDLNPKIETLAERFIEKNHALFLGRGELYPIAMEGALKLKEISYIHAEAYPAGELKHGPLALVDSEMPIVTVAPNTALLEKLKSNLEEVRSRGGELYVFADREAHIVAADNLHVLEMPHVPEMLAPIVYTIPLQLLSYHVAVLKGTDVDKPRNLAKSVTVE, encoded by the coding sequence ATGTGTGGTATTGTCGGCGCAGTTGCGCAACGTCCGGTGGTGGAAATTTTATTGGAAGGCTTACGCCGTCTGGAATATCGCGGTTATGACTCCGCAGGGGTCGCAGTCATTCGTGACATGGGGGATTTGGTGCGTAGCCGTGCTGTGGGCAAAGTGGCGGCGCTGATGGAACGCCTTGAAGGCGAACCGATTGACGGCAAATTAGGCATTGCGCACACCCGTTGGGCGACGCATGGCGTGCCTGCCGAACGCAATGCGCACCCGCATTTCAGCGGTGAATGGGTCGGTTTGGTGCATAACGGCATTATCGAAAACCATGTCGAACTGCGCAAACGCTTGCAGGATGACGGCTACCGTTTTGATTCGGATACCGATACTGAGGTCATTGCGCATTTGATCGACATCTTCCGCCGTCAGGGTGTGAGTATGTTGGATGCGGTGATGGCGGCGCGTTGTGAATTGCATGGCGCGTATGCAATGGCGGTGATTTCGCCCGATGAGCCGGATACGCTGATCGTGGCACGTCAAGGCAGCCCGCTGGTGCTGGGCTTGGGGATTGGTGAAAATTTCATTGGTTCAGACATTCAAGCACTGTTACCCGTAACTAGCCGCTTTATTTATTTGGAAAATGGCGATGTGGCGCGAATTACGCGCAAGAAGATCGACATTTTTGACCTGAATGGCGAGCGCGTGGAGCGTCCGGTACGCGAGTCGAATGCGTCGATGTGTTCGGCGGAATTGGGCGACTACCGCCATTTCATGCTGAAGGAAATCTTCGAGCAGCCGCAATCGGTGACGGGGACATTGGAAAACCGGTTGGCAGGTGATCACGTTTTGCCTGCATTGTTAGGTGTGCCGGATGCGTTGGAACGTTTGGCGCAAGTGGATGAAATTCAAATCATTGCGTGTGGTACGAGTTTCCACTCAGGCTTGGTGGGGCGTTATTGGATTGAGGCGAATACCGATATTCCATGTAACGTGGAAGTTGCCAGCGAATACCGTTACCGCCGTCAGCCGCCGCGCAAAAACATGCTATTCGTGACAATTTCACAGTCGGGCGAAACCGCTGATACCTTGGCTGCATTGGAAAAGATCAAGGAAAATAACGGTGCATTGGCAACGTTGACCATTTGCAACGTGGCAGAAAGTTCCTTGACGCGCGAATCCGATATGTCATTGATGACAATGGCGGGGCCGGAAATCGGCGTGGCTTCGACCAAAGCGTTTACGACGCAATTGGTGGCGTTGCAATTGCTAATGGTATTGCTGATGCAGGCCAAGGGTGCGGATAAAGCGAAAGTCGCGCAAATGGTGGCGGATTTACGCAAATTGCCTGCGCTGATCGAGCAAGCGTTGGATTTGAACCCGAAAATCGAAACGCTGGCAGAACGTTTCATCGAGAAAAATCACGCGCTGTTCTTAGGGCGTGGCGAACTCTACCCGATTGCGATGGAAGGGGCGCTCAAGCTCAAGGAAATTTCCTATATCCACGCCGAAGCCTATCCTGCCGGTGAACTCAAGCATGGGCCACTTGCGTTGGTCGACAGCGAGATGCCGATTGTCACGGTAGCGCCTAACACTGCCTTGTTGGAGAAACTAAAGTCCAACTTGGAAGAAGTGCGTTCGCGCGGTGGTGAGTTGTATGTATTTGCCGACCGCGAGGCGCATATTGTGGCAGCGGATAATTTGCATGTGTTGGAAATGCCACACGTCCCTGAAATGCTGGCACCGATTGTGTACACGATTCCGTTGCAATTGTTGTCCTACCACGTTGCCGTGTTGAAAGGCACGGATGTGGACAAGCCGCGCAATTTGGCGAAATCCGTGACCGTCGAATAG
- a CDS encoding SulP family inorganic anion transporter: MGSWLVSLLSDWKDRFTPYKDWIGELKNPAVLKADAMAGLTVALVLIPQSMAYAQLAGLPPYIGLYASFLPVMVAAIFGSSRQLGTGPVAVVSLMSAAAMQPYAALGPETMIAYSAMLALMIGVFQMSLGLLRLGVLVDFLSHPVVVGFTNAGALIIATSQLPKIFGLNVKADQFEHAYEFWWATVTSLTDTKMTTLMIGVFALTTLMVLKKYAPRLPGVLITVVITTVLSWAVDYEGMGGSVIGIIPQGLPTFSMPNVSLDFKTLSSMMMTAVVIGLIGFVEAISIAKAMASQTRQRLSANQELVGQGLSNIVSGFSSGYAVSGSFSRSAVNFASGALTGFSSVVTGLLVALTLLFLTPLLYHLPQATLAAVIIMAVVNLIKVAPIKHAWKVEPHDGVVAVVTFIATLAFAPHLDKGILLGVVLSLGLFLYRTMSPNLVEVARHEDGSMRDAAAHGLKTSDTVAVYRFDGDLYFANTGYLEGKLLNNVAKKPGLKVLILDMESIDQVDSTGEEMLEKLADRLKFAGIEFYIARTKLRVYEAFQRSGLAKHIGEERFFRERKYAIDYAKEQFGDAIDIEPFKHYMPA, translated from the coding sequence ATGGGTAGCTGGCTAGTGTCGCTGTTAAGCGACTGGAAAGACCGTTTCACGCCATACAAAGACTGGATCGGCGAGTTAAAGAATCCGGCGGTATTGAAAGCCGATGCCATGGCGGGTTTGACCGTGGCACTGGTATTGATTCCGCAGTCAATGGCATACGCGCAATTAGCAGGTTTGCCGCCTTATATTGGCTTGTATGCTTCCTTTTTGCCGGTCATGGTGGCGGCGATTTTTGGTTCTTCACGGCAGTTGGGAACGGGGCCGGTGGCGGTGGTGTCGTTGATGTCGGCGGCGGCGATGCAACCCTATGCGGCTTTAGGGCCGGAAACGATGATTGCTTACTCGGCGATGTTGGCGTTGATGATCGGTGTTTTCCAGATGTCGCTGGGCTTATTGCGCTTAGGGGTATTGGTCGACTTCTTGTCACATCCGGTGGTGGTCGGGTTTACCAATGCGGGGGCGTTGATCATTGCTACCTCGCAGTTGCCGAAGATTTTTGGGCTGAATGTGAAAGCCGATCAGTTTGAACATGCGTATGAGTTTTGGTGGGCAACCGTAACGTCATTGACTGACACCAAGATGACGACGTTGATGATTGGCGTGTTTGCGTTGACGACGCTGATGGTTTTGAAAAAATACGCACCACGCTTGCCAGGGGTGCTAATTACGGTAGTGATTACCACGGTGCTGTCGTGGGCTGTGGATTATGAGGGCATGGGCGGTAGTGTGATTGGAATTATCCCGCAAGGTTTGCCAACGTTTTCCATGCCGAATGTCAGTCTGGATTTCAAAACCTTGAGTTCCATGATGATGACGGCGGTTGTGATTGGTTTGATCGGTTTCGTTGAAGCTATTTCGATTGCTAAAGCAATGGCTTCCCAAACCCGTCAGCGTTTGTCAGCGAATCAGGAACTGGTCGGGCAAGGCTTGTCGAATATCGTGTCGGGTTTTTCCAGCGGCTATGCGGTTTCGGGTTCGTTCTCGCGTTCGGCGGTGAACTTTGCTTCTGGCGCACTGACGGGATTCTCCTCGGTGGTTACGGGTTTGCTGGTGGCGCTGACATTGTTGTTTTTGACCCCGTTGTTGTATCACTTGCCTCAAGCGACCTTGGCGGCGGTGATTATTATGGCGGTGGTTAATTTGATTAAAGTTGCGCCGATTAAGCACGCTTGGAAAGTCGAGCCGCACGATGGCGTGGTCGCCGTGGTGACGTTTATTGCGACTTTGGCATTTGCACCGCATTTGGATAAAGGTATTTTGTTAGGCGTGGTGTTGTCATTGGGCTTGTTCTTGTACCGCACCATGAGTCCAAATTTAGTGGAGGTGGCGCGTCATGAGGATGGTTCAATGCGTGATGCAGCGGCTCATGGTTTGAAAACCAGTGATACCGTAGCAGTTTACCGTTTTGACGGGGATTTGTATTTTGCGAATACCGGTTATTTGGAAGGCAAATTGCTGAACAATGTGGCGAAAAAACCAGGGTTGAAAGTATTGATTCTGGACATGGAATCCATTGACCAAGTGGATTCTACCGGGGAAGAGATGCTCGAAAAATTGGCGGATCGCTTGAAATTTGCGGGTATCGAGTTCTACATTGCGCGGACAAAATTGCGGGTATACGAGGCATTCCAGCGTTCTGGGTTGGCGAAGCACATTGGGGAAGAGCGCTTCTTCCGTGAGCGTAAGTATGCCATTGATTATGCGAAAGAACAGTTCGGCGATGCCATCGACATTGAGCCGTTTAAGCACTATATGCCAGCGTAA
- the moaC gene encoding cyclic pyranopterin monophosphate synthase MoaC: protein MNEQQLTHFNAQGQAHMVDVGEKNLTHRIAIAEGRITMQPRTLEKILQGDHKKGDVLGIARIAGIMAAKKTADLIPLCHPLALTKVDIALTPHLETASVHCQVSVETRGQTGVEMEALTAVNITLLTIYDMCKAIDKGMCMESIRLLLKSGGKSGEWTRT from the coding sequence ATGAATGAGCAGCAGCTCACGCATTTCAACGCCCAAGGCCAAGCGCACATGGTTGATGTCGGTGAAAAAAATCTCACTCACCGCATCGCCATTGCCGAGGGGCGCATTACCATGCAGCCCCGTACTTTGGAAAAAATCCTGCAAGGCGACCACAAAAAAGGCGATGTACTCGGCATCGCCCGCATCGCAGGCATTATGGCAGCCAAAAAAACAGCCGATTTGATTCCGCTGTGTCACCCATTGGCCTTGACCAAAGTTGACATTGCATTAACCCCGCACCTTGAAACAGCTTCTGTCCACTGTCAGGTCAGCGTCGAAACACGCGGGCAAACCGGTGTTGAGATGGAAGCCTTAACTGCCGTGAATATTACCCTGCTCACCATCTACGATATGTGCAAAGCCATTGATAAAGGTATGTGCATGGAAAGCATCCGCCTGCTCCTAAAATCCGGTGGAAAATCCGGCGAATGGACGCGAACCTGA
- a CDS encoding S41 family peptidase — protein sequence MHTRYRVLAGTMAGVLIGVTTSISLNVFAFRQTIENSPPLDELQQFSEVYTRIKENYVEEVKDKDLMTNAIRGMLSNLDPHSAYLDEEEFKELQVGTSGEFGGLGIEVGMEDGFVKVISPIDDTPAQKAGLQAGDLIIRLDETPVKGMTLNDAVKLMRGKPGSNIDLMIVREGKDKPFKVSLKRDIIQVKSVKQRLLEPGYGYVRITSFQAKTTESLLEGIETLKKENKDKLRGLVLDLRNNPGGVLNAAVGVSDAFLESGKIVYTEGRVEDAKMEYSANKGDAIDNAPIVVLVNQGSASASEIVAGALKDHKRALIVGQKTFGKGSVQTVLQLDEKTAVKLTTARYFTPSGRSIQAEGIMPDIELKALKVKGEEETDDTLDPVSEANLSKHLSNPNGTDKTESKPAEKASESAPAKTDEKADEKTDKAIEADKAKSPLAEDDYQLFEALNILKGMDLVQTRLKPEATTVEADKGKVM from the coding sequence ATGCATACACGTTACCGCGTTCTGGCTGGCACTATGGCTGGCGTTTTGATTGGTGTCACTACCAGCATCAGCCTCAATGTGTTCGCCTTCCGGCAAACCATTGAAAACTCCCCGCCGTTGGATGAGCTGCAACAATTTTCCGAGGTCTACACCCGCATCAAGGAAAATTATGTTGAAGAGGTCAAAGACAAAGACCTGATGACCAACGCGATTCGCGGGATGCTTAGCAACCTTGATCCGCACTCCGCTTATCTGGATGAAGAAGAATTCAAGGAACTGCAAGTCGGCACTAGCGGTGAATTCGGTGGTTTGGGTATCGAAGTCGGCATGGAAGACGGCTTCGTCAAAGTAATCTCCCCGATTGACGATACTCCCGCGCAAAAAGCCGGTTTGCAAGCAGGCGACTTAATCATTCGTCTCGATGAAACCCCCGTGAAAGGCATGACGCTCAACGATGCTGTCAAACTGATGCGCGGCAAACCGGGTAGCAATATTGACCTCATGATCGTGCGTGAAGGCAAAGACAAACCGTTCAAAGTGAGCCTGAAGCGCGACATTATTCAGGTTAAAAGCGTCAAGCAACGCCTGTTAGAACCGGGTTATGGTTATGTGCGCATCACCAGCTTCCAAGCCAAAACCACGGAATCTTTATTAGAAGGTATCGAAACCCTCAAAAAGGAAAACAAAGATAAGCTACGCGGCTTAGTACTTGACCTGCGCAATAACCCCGGTGGCGTTTTGAATGCAGCCGTGGGCGTATCCGATGCCTTTTTGGAATCCGGTAAAATTGTTTACACCGAAGGGCGCGTGGAAGATGCCAAAATGGAATACAGCGCCAACAAAGGCGACGCCATTGATAACGCCCCAATCGTGGTGCTGGTTAACCAAGGCTCTGCTTCCGCTTCCGAAATTGTGGCGGGTGCGCTGAAAGATCACAAACGCGCGTTGATTGTCGGGCAAAAAACCTTTGGGAAAGGTTCCGTGCAAACCGTGCTGCAATTGGATGAAAAAACAGCGGTAAAACTCACCACCGCACGCTATTTCACCCCATCCGGGCGTTCCATTCAAGCGGAAGGCATTATGCCTGACATTGAACTCAAAGCCCTGAAAGTCAAAGGCGAAGAAGAAACCGACGACACACTTGATCCGGTATCCGAAGCCAATTTGAGCAAACACCTCAGCAACCCCAACGGCACAGACAAAACCGAGAGCAAACCTGCTGAAAAAGCAAGCGAATCAGCACCAGCGAAAACCGACGAAAAAGCTGACGAGAAAACCGATAAAGCCATTGAAGCCGATAAAGCGAAATCACCGCTGGCTGAAGATGACTATCAACTCTTTGAAGCCTTGAATATCCTAAAAGGCATGGATTTGGTGCAAACCCGCCTCAAGCCTGAAGCCACGACGGTAGAAGCTGACAAAGGCAAGGTCATGTAA